A single genomic interval of Tsukamurella paurometabola harbors:
- a CDS encoding NAD(P)H-quinone oxidoreductase produces MRAIVVDDEKNLVLDEIPTPVPAAGEVLVRVEAAGINRADLMQRQGLYPPPPGITDVMGMEVSGTVVALGSGVDGPAVGDEVCALMAGGGYAEYAVVPAAQLLPVPAGVPLVDAAALPEVASTVWSTIVMDAGLKAGDLLLVHGGGSGIGTHAIQVAKALGARVAVTVGSEGKAQRCRELGADIVINYREQDFAAELAGRVDVILDIMGGSYLPRNVEALGVGGRLVIIGMQGGFTGEVNVGALIGKRARVIGLNVRNRPLTGPGSKAEIVAAVTADEWPLVERGLIAPVVSARLPLAEAERGQSLLESKDSVGKVLLLPRES; encoded by the coding sequence ATGCGCGCGATCGTCGTCGACGACGAGAAGAACCTCGTCCTCGACGAGATCCCCACGCCCGTCCCCGCCGCCGGCGAGGTCCTGGTCCGCGTCGAGGCGGCCGGCATCAACCGCGCCGACCTCATGCAGCGCCAGGGCCTCTACCCGCCGCCGCCCGGCATCACCGACGTCATGGGCATGGAGGTCTCGGGCACCGTCGTCGCACTGGGCTCGGGGGTCGACGGCCCCGCCGTCGGCGACGAAGTGTGCGCCCTCATGGCCGGCGGCGGCTACGCCGAGTACGCCGTCGTCCCCGCGGCGCAACTCCTGCCCGTACCCGCCGGGGTCCCGCTCGTCGACGCGGCGGCGCTGCCGGAGGTCGCGAGCACCGTCTGGTCGACGATCGTCATGGACGCCGGGCTCAAGGCCGGCGACCTGCTGCTCGTGCACGGCGGCGGCAGCGGCATCGGCACCCACGCGATCCAGGTCGCGAAGGCGCTCGGCGCGCGGGTGGCCGTCACCGTCGGCTCGGAGGGCAAGGCGCAGCGCTGCCGCGAGCTCGGCGCCGACATCGTGATCAACTACCGCGAGCAGGACTTCGCCGCCGAGTTGGCCGGCCGGGTGGATGTGATCCTGGACATCATGGGTGGCAGTTACCTGCCCCGGAACGTCGAGGCCCTGGGCGTGGGCGGGCGGCTCGTGATCATCGGCATGCAGGGCGGGTTCACCGGCGAAGTGAACGTCGGCGCGCTCATCGGCAAGCGGGCCCGCGTCATCGGGCTCAACGTGCGCAACCGGCCCCTGACCGGCCCCGGATCGAAGGCCGAGATCGTCGCCGCGGTCACCGCCGACGAGTGGCCGCTCGTCGAACGCGGCCTCATCGCGCCGGTCGTCTCGGCGCGCCTGCCGCTCGCCGAGGCCGAGCGGGGACAGTCCCTACTCGAGTCGAAGGACTCCGTCGGCAAGGTCCTGCTCCTCCCCCGGGAATCCTGA
- the yidC gene encoding membrane protein insertase YidC, translating into MLDVVYYPISAVLWAWHRVFGALLGADDGTAWALSVLFLVFTVRALLLWPGIVSARTGRRLQRLRPQLDALRREHGKDTQTLARQTQQLQREHGVRPLLGCLPALVQIPVFFGLYHVLRSFNRTGTGLGQLGLTPEQNASTANYVFSAHDVQSFLNARLFGAPISVSMTSPDSVLASFAPFGGVPSVVTIAAVAVPLMLLACLATHVNARFSISHPVAGAADAMQPTLLRTLMLWVMPLGSIVAGPVLPIAILLYWVANNIWTYGQQHLVHRVLAREESATIARSSVGSDRE; encoded by the coding sequence ATGCTCGATGTCGTCTACTACCCGATCTCCGCCGTCCTCTGGGCCTGGCACCGTGTGTTCGGTGCACTCCTCGGCGCCGACGACGGTACCGCCTGGGCGCTCTCCGTCCTCTTCCTCGTCTTCACCGTCCGCGCTCTCCTGCTGTGGCCCGGCATCGTGTCCGCACGCACCGGTCGCCGCCTGCAGCGATTGCGCCCCCAGCTCGACGCCCTCCGGCGCGAGCACGGGAAGGACACGCAGACGCTGGCGCGTCAGACTCAGCAGCTCCAGCGCGAGCACGGCGTCCGCCCGCTCCTCGGCTGCCTACCAGCCCTGGTCCAGATCCCCGTCTTCTTCGGCCTCTACCACGTGCTGCGCTCGTTCAACCGCACCGGAACCGGTCTCGGTCAACTCGGCCTCACCCCGGAGCAGAACGCGAGCACCGCGAACTACGTGTTCTCCGCGCACGACGTCCAATCGTTCCTGAATGCCCGCCTGTTCGGTGCTCCGATCTCCGTGTCGATGACGAGCCCCGATTCCGTGCTCGCCTCGTTCGCGCCGTTCGGCGGCGTGCCGAGCGTGGTCACGATCGCGGCGGTCGCGGTCCCGCTGATGCTCCTCGCGTGCCTGGCGACGCACGTCAACGCGCGGTTCTCCATCAGCCACCCCGTCGCCGGTGCCGCCGACGCGATGCAACCCACCCTCCTGCGCACCCTCATGCTGTGGGTGATGCCCCTGGGCAGCATCGTCGCCGGACCGGTCCTGCCGATCGCCATCCTGCTGTACTGGGTGGCGAACAACATCTGGACGTACGGGCAACAGCATCTCGTTCACCGCGTTCTCGCAAGAGAGGAATCGGCGACCATCGCGCGCAGTAGCGTGGGTTCCGACCGCGAATGA
- a CDS encoding acyl-CoA carboxylase subunit beta, whose product MTESTPEQALNDRVRAAYRAVSDEARAEKVAKQHARGKMTARERVALLASGGFHEFGALAGPGPAQQGAAPLVAPGDGVVTGIGYIDGRPAAIAAFDFTVLGGSNGATGMAKLDRCAERALLDGIPLVMLMDGGGHRMQEALDSRLAAPGSKLLLRLADLSGHVPLVAAMMGPGFGAPANISACCDFVTIVRGMGTIGISSAPLVQAATGETLTNDEIGGADLQAERGVVDVVTDTEAEAVDAIRAFLSYLPACAADEPLISAGPHEPGDTADRIDTLVPASMRRAYDVVDVIEAIADVDTVFELKRLHAPNIVTAFARIDGRAVGVVANQPRFHAGALDANACEKAAHFIAVCDTFGLPLLILIDLPGFLVGAGAEETNLVRRSARLGYELAAATVPRFVIVTRKAYGAAYIAMGGGRSIEADLSLAWPTAEICAIPIESAVDLAFRSQYEAAPDPAKARGDLITLFQANVDPLLAADGFGIDDVVLPSATRPMLAEALGRVRRRPPRVPHKRRSISPI is encoded by the coding sequence GTGACCGAGAGCACCCCGGAACAGGCCCTCAACGACCGCGTCCGCGCCGCCTATCGGGCGGTGTCCGACGAGGCGCGCGCCGAGAAGGTGGCCAAGCAGCACGCCCGCGGCAAGATGACCGCCCGGGAGCGGGTCGCGCTGCTCGCGAGCGGCGGCTTCCACGAATTCGGAGCCCTCGCCGGGCCCGGCCCTGCACAGCAGGGCGCCGCTCCCCTCGTCGCGCCGGGTGACGGGGTGGTCACCGGGATCGGGTACATCGACGGGCGGCCGGCGGCCATCGCAGCCTTCGACTTCACGGTGCTCGGCGGCAGTAACGGCGCCACCGGCATGGCGAAACTGGATCGCTGCGCCGAACGCGCCCTGCTCGACGGGATCCCGCTCGTCATGCTCATGGACGGCGGCGGACACCGCATGCAGGAGGCATTGGACTCCCGGCTCGCCGCCCCGGGGTCGAAGCTACTGCTCCGCCTGGCCGACCTCTCCGGGCACGTGCCGCTCGTGGCGGCCATGATGGGACCCGGCTTCGGCGCGCCGGCCAACATCTCGGCGTGCTGCGACTTCGTGACGATCGTGCGCGGCATGGGCACCATCGGCATCTCCTCGGCACCGCTGGTCCAGGCCGCGACCGGCGAGACCCTCACCAACGACGAGATCGGCGGCGCCGATCTGCAGGCCGAGCGCGGCGTCGTCGACGTCGTGACCGACACCGAGGCGGAGGCGGTCGACGCGATCCGCGCCTTCCTGAGCTATCTCCCCGCCTGCGCCGCCGACGAGCCGCTCATCTCGGCCGGCCCGCACGAACCCGGCGACACCGCGGACCGCATCGACACCCTGGTCCCCGCGTCCATGCGCCGGGCCTACGACGTGGTGGACGTGATCGAGGCGATCGCGGACGTGGATACCGTCTTCGAGCTCAAACGGCTGCACGCCCCGAACATCGTCACGGCCTTCGCACGCATCGACGGCCGAGCGGTGGGCGTGGTCGCCAACCAGCCCCGCTTCCACGCGGGCGCGCTCGACGCCAACGCCTGCGAGAAGGCGGCGCACTTCATCGCGGTGTGCGACACCTTCGGGTTGCCGCTGCTGATCCTCATCGACCTGCCGGGTTTCCTCGTCGGCGCCGGCGCGGAGGAGACGAATCTGGTCCGGCGCAGTGCCCGGCTGGGCTACGAGCTGGCGGCGGCGACGGTCCCGCGCTTCGTCATCGTGACCCGCAAGGCCTACGGCGCCGCGTACATCGCGATGGGCGGCGGCCGCAGCATCGAGGCCGATCTGTCGCTCGCCTGGCCCACCGCGGAGATCTGCGCGATCCCCATCGAGAGCGCGGTCGACCTCGCCTTCCGCTCGCAGTACGAGGCGGCGCCCGACCCGGCGAAGGCCCGCGGTGACCTCATCACGCTGTTCCAGGCGAACGTCGACCCGCTGCTCGCGGCCGACGGCTTCGGCATCGACGACGTGGTCCTCCCCTCGGCGACGCGGCCCATGCTCGCGGAAGCACTCGGCCGGGTCCGCCGTCGCCCGCCCCGCGTACCGCACAAGCGGCGGTCGATCTCGCCGATCTAG
- a CDS encoding DUF6412 domain-containing protein — protein MTVELLRRLPCWGHVSSAWVAVVGLVLAGVTLPDGAAALVGIALAVAVAAICHVGAARDDRAPSGPSERREPDQRLRGAYRRSSMPNGAGRPRRPRAPGVAASAA, from the coding sequence ATGACGGTCGAGCTGCTCCGGAGACTCCCGTGCTGGGGCCACGTCTCCTCGGCATGGGTCGCGGTGGTCGGCCTGGTCCTCGCCGGCGTCACGCTGCCCGACGGCGCCGCAGCCCTCGTCGGCATCGCCCTCGCCGTCGCGGTCGCGGCGATCTGCCACGTGGGCGCGGCCCGCGACGACCGCGCACCGTCGGGCCCGAGCGAACGGCGCGAACCCGACCAACGGCTCCGCGGCGCCTACCGCCGCAGTTCCATGCCCAACGGGGCCGGGCGGCCCCGTCGACCTCGAGCACCCGGCGTCGCCGCCTCCGCGGCGTAG